Proteins from a single region of Cupriavidus sp. MP-37:
- a CDS encoding DUF2950 domain-containing protein: MMRKTGNLISAVAFVRGARVLPLVAAVLALSLAVPAAAQQVYPSAEAAADALGDAIARSDGDALQRVLGPQYQSLVPQGSIDQDDVYDFLGAWARHHAVQPEGDNRARIAVGESGWTFPVPLARRQGGWQFDLPAGKQEVRRRRLGRNELVTMETLLQLADAQQRYAEQVGQGRYARRLISTPGKTDGLYWPAASEQDASPLGPDALAMVPETPAADAFYGYHYRILPAGKGSDAPYGLLAWPARYGDTGVNTFLLGSDRVFYERDLGPGTASRARSIRSFSPEGWKRVADR, from the coding sequence ATGATGCGCAAGACCGGTAACCTGATCTCTGCCGTCGCCTTCGTCCGCGGTGCGCGCGTGCTGCCTCTGGTGGCTGCGGTCCTGGCCCTGTCACTGGCCGTCCCTGCCGCGGCTCAGCAGGTCTACCCGAGCGCGGAAGCGGCGGCCGATGCGCTCGGCGATGCCATCGCGCGCAGCGATGGCGATGCGCTGCAGCGCGTGCTGGGCCCGCAATACCAGTCGCTGGTGCCGCAAGGCTCGATCGACCAGGACGACGTCTATGACTTCCTGGGCGCATGGGCGCGCCACCACGCCGTGCAGCCCGAAGGCGATAACCGCGCGCGCATCGCGGTGGGAGAGAGCGGCTGGACCTTCCCCGTGCCGCTGGCCCGGCGGCAGGGCGGCTGGCAGTTCGACCTGCCCGCCGGCAAGCAGGAAGTGCGCCGCCGCCGCCTCGGGCGCAATGAGCTGGTCACCATGGAGACCCTGCTGCAGCTGGCAGATGCCCAGCAGCGCTATGCCGAACAGGTGGGCCAGGGCCGCTACGCCAGGCGCCTGATCAGCACGCCGGGCAAGACCGACGGACTCTACTGGCCTGCCGCCAGCGAGCAGGACGCCAGCCCGCTCGGTCCCGACGCACTGGCGATGGTTCCCGAAACGCCCGCCGCCGACGCATTCTATGGCTATCACTACCGCATCCTGCCCGCGGGCAAGGGCAGCGATGCTCCGTATGGCCTGCTCGCGTGGCCGGCCCGCTACGGCGATACCGGTGTCAATACCTTCCTGCTCGGCAGCGACCGTGTGTTCTACGAACGGGACCTCGGACCCGGCACCGCCTCGCGCGCCCGGTCCATTCGCAGCTTCTCGCCCGAAGGCTGGAAGCGGGTGGCCGATCGCTGA
- a CDS encoding PHB depolymerase family esterase, protein MTKSLAADWHARMRRLSRVQARTEAQVKSWLRSMDSLNPLTPTRLPDPPRPARPARPSVEPGALRGTWQAHRLRLAPMPGELVPQLSYHLYIPSKAHRGPLPVVVVLHGCRQTPDDLAAGTRLNALAEREGFIVAYPQQPLRRQVQRCWQWFDLGAADGGREAQAVAALVDALAARHDVREREIYLAGMSAGAAMAAVVALRYPDKVAAVALHSGVVIGAASNPRAGLRAMQAGSEAEPAWLLDAAGVTPGGPEMPALVIHGLADEAVHPVNGRLLARQFLAYNGLEDRLAGRPARFEPESNVPGRSHEYRFGRWHRDLVTLVEVEGLGHAWSGGDDRYNYHSEIGPDASRMMWQFFRQHRR, encoded by the coding sequence ATGACCAAGAGCCTTGCTGCTGACTGGCATGCGCGCATGCGGCGTCTGAGCCGCGTGCAGGCCCGCACGGAAGCCCAGGTGAAGTCCTGGCTCCGGAGCATGGATTCGCTGAATCCGCTGACGCCGACGCGCCTGCCCGACCCGCCCCGGCCCGCCCGGCCCGCGCGCCCGTCGGTCGAGCCCGGCGCCCTGCGCGGCACCTGGCAGGCGCACCGGTTGCGCCTGGCGCCCATGCCGGGCGAGCTGGTGCCGCAACTGTCCTATCACCTCTACATCCCGTCGAAGGCCCATCGCGGCCCGCTACCGGTAGTGGTAGTGCTGCACGGCTGTCGCCAGACGCCGGATGACCTGGCCGCGGGTACGCGCCTGAATGCCCTGGCCGAACGCGAGGGCTTTATCGTCGCCTACCCGCAACAGCCATTGCGCCGCCAGGTGCAGCGCTGCTGGCAGTGGTTCGACCTCGGCGCGGCCGACGGCGGACGCGAGGCGCAGGCGGTGGCCGCGCTGGTCGACGCACTGGCGGCGCGCCATGACGTGCGCGAACGCGAGATCTACCTGGCTGGCATGTCCGCCGGCGCGGCCATGGCCGCGGTGGTGGCGCTGCGCTACCCGGACAAGGTGGCGGCTGTGGCGCTCCATTCCGGCGTGGTCATCGGCGCGGCCAGCAACCCGCGCGCCGGCTTGCGCGCGATGCAGGCCGGCTCCGAGGCCGAGCCGGCGTGGCTGCTCGATGCCGCCGGCGTAACGCCGGGCGGCCCCGAGATGCCCGCGCTGGTGATTCACGGGCTGGCCGATGAAGCGGTGCATCCGGTCAACGGCCGCCTGCTGGCGCGGCAGTTCCTGGCCTACAACGGCCTGGAAGACCGCCTCGCCGGCCGCCCCGCGCGCTTCGAGCCCGAAAGCAATGTCCCGGGCCGGTCGCATGAATACCGCTTCGGCCGCTGGCACCGCGACCTGGTGACGCTGGTCGAGGTGGAGGGCCTGGGCCACGCCTGGAGCGGCGGCGACGACCGCTACAACTACCACAGCGAGATCGGGCCGGATGCGAGCAGGATGATGTGGCAGTTTTTCCGGCAGCACCGGCGCTAG
- a CDS encoding TetR/AcrR family transcriptional regulator, with amino-acid sequence MTRRGEEKRALILSTAADMFLEHGYDGVSLDDIIKACGGSKTNVYSYFGGKDGLFVAVVERLCDRFLEKTEKSLDLSRCDAAQGLGRIAHSFLQSLLDERHLAFLRLILAESRRFPTLGNAWYTRGPGATCAYIAAFLAAHQAKGTRLSANPEVAARLFHGMVLASVMHRTLATGIRPDNAELDALVRDAIAVIVPAVDAGTPS; translated from the coding sequence ATGACCCGCCGCGGTGAAGAAAAACGCGCCCTGATTCTGAGCACCGCGGCCGACATGTTTCTCGAGCACGGCTACGACGGCGTCAGCCTGGACGACATCATCAAGGCGTGCGGCGGCTCCAAGACCAATGTCTACAGTTACTTCGGCGGCAAGGACGGGTTGTTTGTGGCGGTGGTGGAGCGGCTGTGCGACCGCTTCCTGGAAAAGACCGAGAAAAGCCTGGACTTGTCGCGCTGCGACGCGGCGCAGGGGCTCGGCAGGATCGCGCACAGCTTCCTGCAGTCATTGCTGGATGAGCGCCACCTTGCCTTCCTGCGGCTGATCCTGGCGGAATCGCGGCGTTTCCCCACGCTGGGCAATGCATGGTACACGCGCGGGCCGGGGGCGACCTGTGCCTATATCGCGGCCTTTCTTGCCGCACACCAGGCCAAGGGCACCCGCCTGTCCGCCAACCCCGAGGTCGCTGCCCGGCTATTCCATGGCATGGTGCTGGCCAGCGTGATGCACCGTACGCTGGCCACCGGTATACGTCCGGACAACGCGGAGCTCGATGCGCTGGTCCGCGACGCCATCGCGGTGATCGTGCCGGCCGTGGATGCCGGCACGCCGTCCTGA
- a CDS encoding citryl-CoA lyase: protein MTDAQPSRAAGQTAIAQVDIHGVTVHGKDLSEALIGKTGFTAYFLFLLTGREPDAKLVAATDACLVAIAEHGLVPSVQAARMTLAAAPDALQGAVAAGVLGCGSVILGASETAGQMLVDVLAGREGRSLAESANAVVATVRQARKPLPGFGHPTHKQGDPRAHRLLAVARELGIAGEHVAALEAVAAAVPEHFSKPLPLNVSGAIPAVLLDAGYPATALKGVPLLARVASLIAHLQEERRQPIGFILANAAEQAITHSATPAQAS, encoded by the coding sequence GTGACGGACGCACAACCCTCCCGGGCCGCGGGGCAGACCGCCATCGCGCAAGTGGATATCCACGGCGTGACGGTACATGGCAAGGACCTGAGCGAGGCCCTGATCGGCAAGACCGGCTTCACCGCTTATTTCCTGTTCCTGCTGACCGGCCGTGAGCCGGACGCAAAACTGGTGGCGGCCACCGATGCCTGCCTGGTGGCCATCGCGGAACATGGCCTGGTGCCCTCGGTGCAGGCGGCGCGCATGACGCTGGCAGCCGCGCCCGATGCCTTGCAGGGCGCCGTCGCTGCTGGTGTGCTGGGCTGCGGTTCGGTGATCCTGGGCGCATCCGAGACCGCGGGACAGATGCTGGTTGACGTGCTGGCGGGGCGCGAAGGTCGGTCGCTCGCCGAGAGCGCGAACGCGGTGGTGGCGACGGTGCGCCAGGCGCGCAAGCCGCTGCCCGGCTTCGGCCATCCCACGCACAAGCAGGGCGATCCACGCGCGCACCGGCTGCTGGCGGTCGCACGCGAGCTGGGCATTGCCGGCGAGCACGTCGCCGCGCTGGAAGCGGTCGCCGCCGCGGTGCCGGAGCATTTCAGCAAGCCCCTGCCGCTCAATGTTTCGGGCGCGATCCCGGCGGTGCTGCTGGACGCCGGCTATCCTGCCACCGCGCTCAAGGGTGTGCCCCTGCTGGCGCGCGTCGCCAGCCTGATCGCCCACCTGCAGGAGGAACGCCGGCAGCCCATCGGCTTTATCCTGGCCAATGCCGCCGAACAGGCCATCACCCACAGCGCCACGCCGGCGCAGGCGTCATGA
- a CDS encoding class I adenylate-forming enzyme family protein produces the protein MSAPATHTGADPMAPLDVLRQYPAHDFTLTGFLAARAAAHPDKPALLFEGETWSYRQLEARIVRTAGWLAQAMHVRPGDRVGVLSTNHPSTVVLMFALARIGATMVPANPEYRLDEALYVFRHAQICGLVCAPATLETGAAIAKTLGGNVWLRANEPGDHGVPTLEQSMLADGAQLAGESADSRDTALIIYTSGTTGFPKGAMHSHRGYVLTAEAFVGRLHLQPDERVMCVMPLFHINALMYSVGGALACGGCLVLLRRFSASSFWRFAAETAATEVNLVAAAGSILARRPREEFVPGHRITKMFIAPQTQEMVRVMKQEFHVPRLIECYGMTEIPGVIANPFNGPHKLGTMGLISPHPDPEVPVPQARIVDDEGNDVAPGGEGELLIRTPTLMQGYYRDAEQTAAAFRDGWFATGDLVRQDDDGYYVFVARKKDVIRRKGENVSGAELDRIFGEHPAVEEAAAIGVPAELGEEEILLAVQFRSGQSAGAAELLAWARGRVAAHKLPRYIVTVDAIPHTPTHKPAKHKLKADQTLLARAVDLSAAGQ, from the coding sequence ATGAGCGCGCCGGCCACCCACACCGGCGCTGACCCGATGGCGCCGCTCGACGTGCTTCGGCAATACCCGGCGCATGACTTCACGCTGACCGGCTTTCTGGCGGCCCGCGCGGCCGCGCATCCGGACAAGCCCGCCTTGCTGTTCGAAGGCGAGACCTGGAGCTATCGGCAGCTTGAGGCGCGCATCGTGCGCACCGCCGGCTGGCTGGCGCAAGCCATGCACGTGCGCCCCGGCGACCGCGTCGGCGTGCTGTCCACCAATCATCCGTCCACGGTCGTGCTGATGTTCGCGCTGGCGCGCATCGGCGCCACCATGGTTCCGGCCAATCCGGAATACCGGCTGGATGAAGCACTCTATGTCTTCCGGCACGCGCAGATATGCGGGCTGGTGTGCGCGCCGGCCACGCTGGAAACCGGTGCGGCCATCGCCAAAACGCTGGGCGGCAACGTATGGCTGCGTGCCAACGAGCCCGGCGACCACGGCGTACCGACGCTCGAGCAATCGATGCTGGCCGATGGCGCGCAACTTGCCGGCGAGTCCGCGGACAGCCGGGACACCGCGCTGATCATCTACACCTCCGGCACCACCGGCTTTCCCAAAGGCGCGATGCATAGTCATCGCGGCTATGTGCTGACGGCCGAGGCCTTCGTGGGCCGGCTGCACTTGCAGCCCGACGAGCGTGTGATGTGCGTGATGCCGCTGTTTCACATCAACGCGCTGATGTACTCGGTCGGCGGCGCCCTGGCCTGCGGCGGCTGCCTGGTGCTGCTGCGCAGGTTCTCGGCGTCGTCGTTCTGGCGTTTCGCGGCCGAGACCGCTGCGACGGAAGTCAATCTGGTGGCTGCGGCCGGCAGCATCCTGGCCAGGCGTCCGCGCGAGGAGTTCGTGCCGGGCCATCGCATCACCAAGATGTTCATTGCGCCGCAGACGCAGGAGATGGTGCGCGTGATGAAGCAGGAGTTTCACGTGCCGCGCCTGATCGAATGCTATGGCATGACGGAGATTCCGGGCGTGATCGCCAACCCGTTCAACGGTCCGCACAAGCTCGGCACGATGGGGCTGATCTCGCCGCACCCGGACCCCGAAGTGCCGGTGCCGCAGGCCCGCATCGTCGATGACGAAGGCAATGACGTGGCGCCGGGCGGCGAGGGAGAACTGCTGATCCGCACGCCTACGCTGATGCAAGGCTATTACCGCGATGCCGAGCAGACGGCGGCCGCGTTCCGCGACGGCTGGTTCGCCACCGGCGATCTGGTGCGGCAGGACGATGACGGCTACTACGTCTTTGTTGCGCGCAAGAAGGATGTGATCCGGCGCAAGGGCGAAAACGTCTCCGGCGCCGAGCTCGATCGCATCTTCGGCGAGCACCCGGCCGTCGAGGAGGCCGCAGCCATCGGCGTGCCGGCAGAGCTGGGCGAGGAAGAAATCCTGCTGGCGGTGCAGTTCCGCTCCGGCCAGTCGGCCGGTGCTGCCGAACTGCTTGCCTGGGCACGCGGCCGCGTGGCCGCGCACAAGCTGCCGCGCTATATCGTCACCGTGGATGCCATCCCGCACACACCCACCCACAAGCCCGCCAAGCACAAGCTGAAGGCGGACCAGACACTGCTGGCGCGCGCGGTCGACCTGTCCGCCGCCGGCCAATGA
- a CDS encoding dioxygenase has translation MSTQDNYTLQRALAAMCAGAPGSDEKLQAQFGVALRHFHAMLDELRLTDDQLYGIAAWLGRVAAQDELIMLCDMMGLTMRALDLARTDEQATPQNVTGPFPKDQVPEGSNPCHLATDEEPGQRLEVRGRVRDARTGQPVPGATLIVWQPNQFGRYENEDDSQSEDNLRGKLRCDAEGGFQIFTVRPGGYIIGREDTEVGVLMKRLGRNRQRAPHIHYRVMQPGYRTLTCQLYFKGDPANPVDCIFSTIDDHIVEAMPHPERDGHQLVTLDVVIEPEAAA, from the coding sequence ATGAGCACTCAGGACAACTACACCCTTCAGCGCGCGCTGGCCGCCATGTGCGCCGGGGCGCCCGGTTCGGATGAAAAGCTGCAGGCGCAGTTCGGCGTGGCACTGCGGCATTTCCACGCCATGCTGGACGAGCTCCGGCTGACCGATGACCAGCTCTATGGCATTGCCGCCTGGCTGGGCAGGGTCGCCGCGCAGGATGAGCTGATCATGCTGTGCGACATGATGGGGCTGACCATGCGCGCGCTGGACCTGGCGCGTACCGACGAGCAGGCCACGCCGCAGAACGTGACCGGCCCGTTCCCCAAGGACCAGGTGCCCGAAGGCAGCAACCCCTGCCACCTGGCGACGGACGAGGAACCCGGGCAGCGGCTGGAAGTGCGCGGGCGCGTGCGGGACGCGCGCACCGGCCAGCCGGTGCCGGGCGCGACGCTGATCGTGTGGCAGCCCAACCAGTTCGGCCGTTACGAGAACGAAGACGACTCCCAGTCCGAAGACAACCTGCGCGGCAAGCTGCGCTGCGATGCCGAAGGTGGTTTCCAGATCTTCACCGTGCGTCCGGGCGGCTACATCATCGGGCGCGAGGATACCGAGGTCGGCGTGCTGATGAAGCGCCTGGGCCGCAACCGCCAGCGCGCGCCGCATATCCACTACCGCGTGATGCAGCCGGGATACCGCACGCTGACCTGCCAGCTCTACTTCAAGGGCGATCCCGCCAATCCGGTCGACTGCATTTTCTCGACCATCGATGACCATATCGTCGAGGCCATGCCCCATCCGGAGCGCGACGGGCACCAGTTGGTGACGCTGGACGTGGTGATTGAGCCTGAAGCGGCAGCCTGA
- a CDS encoding IclR family transcriptional regulator C-terminal domain-containing protein, with amino-acid sequence MTSAADSPDPATAPAGQDAPPKLEEGHRDYVAALARGLAVIQAFTDAMPEMTLSEVAQATGMTPASARRALLTLQALGYIGANGRRFVLLPKVLSLGAAFLSSMNLRDIVQPFLQEVAERFRDSVSFAVLDGDSVVYLAHVPSQRRIAFRASVGYRLPVHCTSLGLALLAHATKPQQKKVLDRAPFQKFTPMTLSDADSLRAALARTLEQGYAIQNGQLELGVLSIAVPVRDPQRRVIAAINCSTETERASPEELVATRLPALREAAAAIEDAIRRAPALAHSITAAY; translated from the coding sequence ATGACCTCTGCCGCTGATTCGCCCGACCCTGCCACCGCCCCCGCCGGCCAGGACGCCCCGCCCAAGCTCGAAGAAGGCCACCGCGATTACGTCGCGGCGCTGGCGCGCGGGCTGGCGGTGATCCAGGCATTTACCGACGCCATGCCTGAAATGACGCTGAGCGAGGTGGCCCAGGCCACCGGCATGACGCCCGCCAGCGCGCGCCGCGCGCTGCTGACGCTGCAGGCGCTGGGCTACATCGGCGCCAACGGGCGGCGCTTCGTGCTGCTGCCCAAGGTGCTGTCGCTGGGCGCCGCCTTCCTCAGTTCGATGAACCTGCGCGACATCGTCCAGCCCTTCCTGCAGGAAGTGGCCGAGCGCTTCCGCGATTCAGTCTCGTTCGCCGTCCTCGACGGCGACAGCGTGGTCTACCTGGCGCATGTGCCCAGCCAGCGCCGCATCGCGTTCCGCGCCTCGGTCGGCTACCGGCTGCCGGTCCATTGCACCTCGCTCGGCCTGGCCTTGCTGGCGCATGCGACCAAGCCGCAGCAGAAAAAGGTCCTGGACCGCGCGCCGTTCCAGAAATTCACGCCGATGACGCTCAGCGACGCGGATTCGCTGCGCGCCGCGCTGGCACGCACGCTCGAACAGGGCTATGCAATCCAGAACGGCCAGCTCGAACTCGGCGTGCTGTCGATCGCCGTGCCCGTGCGCGATCCCCAGCGGCGCGTGATCGCCGCCATCAACTGCTCCACCGAGACCGAGCGCGCCAGCCCCGAGGAGCTGGTTGCCACGCGTCTGCCGGCGCTGCGCGAAGCGGCGGCGGCCATCGAGGACGCGATCCGGCGCGCGCCCGCGCTGGCACACTCCATCACGGCGGCCTACTGA
- a CDS encoding LysR family transcriptional regulator, protein MRLDPTSLRLFVCVTEEGSIAATAERTHLAAAAVSKRISELEQGLGTPLLRRSNKGVEPTTAGLELVHLARGVLNDLDDIVVRMRDYGGGLRGQVRVFANISAITQFLPAQLKSFLADYPRVDVHLDERISTAIVRAVAENAADIGIFTAGAFGAELETFPYRCDELVVVVPRGHPLAAQQGVTIREMLDHDLISLHAGSQIHLQLVRAASEAGRAFKPRIHVPGYDALCLMVQAGLGLGILPRSSAAPYQDTLGIRAVRLDEPWAARQLVIGVRAYDSLSAVARLLVDRLREAA, encoded by the coding sequence ATGAGACTCGATCCTACCTCGTTGCGCCTCTTTGTCTGCGTGACCGAAGAGGGCTCCATCGCCGCCACGGCGGAGCGTACGCACCTGGCCGCGGCCGCGGTCAGCAAGCGCATCAGCGAGCTGGAGCAAGGGCTGGGCACGCCCCTGCTCCGGCGCAGCAACAAGGGCGTGGAGCCGACCACGGCGGGACTCGAGCTGGTCCATCTTGCGCGCGGCGTGCTGAACGACCTCGACGACATCGTCGTTCGCATGCGCGATTACGGCGGCGGCCTGCGCGGGCAGGTCAGGGTGTTCGCCAACATCTCCGCCATCACGCAGTTCCTGCCGGCGCAGCTCAAGTCGTTCCTGGCGGACTACCCGCGTGTCGACGTGCATCTCGATGAGCGGATTTCCACCGCCATCGTGCGTGCCGTGGCCGAGAACGCCGCCGACATAGGCATCTTCACGGCGGGCGCCTTCGGCGCCGAACTGGAGACCTTTCCTTACCGGTGCGACGAGCTGGTGGTGGTCGTGCCCCGCGGGCATCCGCTGGCGGCGCAGCAGGGCGTGACGATCCGCGAAATGCTGGACCATGACCTGATCAGCCTGCATGCCGGCAGCCAGATCCATCTGCAGCTGGTGAGGGCGGCCAGCGAGGCGGGCCGCGCGTTCAAGCCGCGCATCCATGTGCCGGGCTACGACGCGCTGTGCCTGATGGTGCAGGCGGGGCTGGGGCTGGGGATCCTGCCGCGGTCCAGCGCGGCGCCTTACCAGGACACGCTCGGCATCCGTGCCGTCCGCCTGGACGAGCCCTGGGCCGCGCGCCAGCTGGTGATCGGCGTGCGCGCCTACGACAGCCTGTCGGCCGTGGCACGGCTGCTGGTCGACCGCTTGCGCGAGGCGGCATAG
- a CDS encoding CaiB/BaiF CoA-transferase family protein: MVNEANKEKMPLQGVRVVELGSLIAGPYAGGLLAQFGAEVVKIESPGEGDPLRKWRKLYEGTSLWWYSQSRNKKSMTLDLRSSQGQEIVRKLVADADIVIENFRPGTLEKWGLGWEDLRQVNPALIMVRISGYGQTGPYKDRPGFAAIAESMGGLRYVSGYPDRPPVRSGVSIGDTLASLYGVIGALLAMHHLRNNNGEGQYVDVALYESVFAVMESLVPEFTKFGHVRERSGASLPGISPSNTYPCKDGQYVIIAGNGDAIFRRFMTAIGRDDLGQDPRLAHNDGRVQHNAMLDDAIAAWTTAHELDTVLATLEAAAVPCGRIYTAEDICGDRHYRARDMIESHQLPDGSPLALSGIVPRLSATPGRTNWIGPALGEHTEEILAGIGIAGAEFRALREAGVV; the protein is encoded by the coding sequence ATGGTCAACGAAGCGAACAAGGAAAAGATGCCGCTGCAGGGCGTGCGCGTGGTGGAGCTGGGATCGCTGATCGCCGGCCCGTATGCCGGCGGCCTGCTGGCGCAGTTCGGCGCCGAGGTGGTGAAGATCGAGTCGCCCGGCGAAGGCGATCCGTTGCGCAAATGGCGCAAGCTGTATGAGGGCACCTCGCTGTGGTGGTACAGCCAGAGCCGCAACAAGAAGTCCATGACGCTGGACCTGCGCAGCTCGCAAGGGCAGGAGATCGTGCGCAAGCTGGTGGCCGACGCCGACATCGTGATCGAGAACTTCCGCCCCGGCACGCTCGAGAAATGGGGCCTCGGCTGGGAGGACCTGCGCCAGGTGAATCCGGCGCTGATCATGGTGCGCATCTCCGGGTACGGCCAGACCGGTCCGTACAAGGACCGTCCCGGCTTTGCCGCAATCGCCGAATCGATGGGCGGGCTGCGCTACGTCAGCGGCTATCCCGACCGGCCGCCGGTGCGCTCCGGCGTCAGCATCGGCGACACGCTGGCCTCGCTGTACGGCGTGATCGGCGCGCTGCTGGCGATGCATCACCTGCGCAACAACAACGGCGAAGGGCAATATGTGGACGTGGCGCTGTACGAATCGGTGTTTGCGGTGATGGAAAGCCTGGTGCCCGAGTTCACCAAGTTCGGCCATGTGCGGGAGCGCTCCGGCGCCAGCTTGCCGGGCATCTCGCCGTCCAACACCTATCCCTGCAAGGACGGGCAGTATGTGATCATCGCCGGCAACGGCGATGCGATCTTCCGGCGCTTCATGACAGCGATCGGGCGCGATGACCTGGGCCAGGATCCGCGGCTGGCGCACAACGACGGGCGAGTGCAGCACAACGCCATGCTTGATGACGCCATCGCTGCGTGGACCACCGCGCACGAACTCGACACCGTGCTGGCGACGCTGGAAGCCGCAGCGGTGCCGTGTGGGCGCATCTACACCGCCGAGGATATCTGCGGCGATCGCCACTATCGCGCACGCGACATGATCGAGTCGCACCAGCTGCCGGACGGCTCGCCGCTGGCGCTGTCCGGCATCGTGCCCAGGCTCAGCGCAACGCCTGGACGCACCAACTGGATCGGCCCGGCACTGGGCGAGCACACCGAAGAAATCCTGGCGGGCATCGGCATTGCCGGCGCCGAATTCCGCGCGCTGCGCGAGGCCGGCGTGGTTTGA